The following proteins are co-located in the Rhodococcus opacus B4 genome:
- a CDS encoding SDR family oxidoreductase, with translation MGRFDGKTAIVTGAAQGIGEGYARALAREGANVVVADLNAELGETVAKQISADGGTAVFKDVDVADEDSAKELAEFTVEKFGGIDHLVNNAAIYGGMKLDLLITVPWDYYKKFMAVNFDGALNVTRAVWPAMNERGGGSIVNQSSTAAWLYSGFYGLAKVGINGLTQQLAHEVGGMNIRVNAIAPGPIDTEATRTVTPGNMVADMVKTLPLKRMGTPDDLVGACLFLLSDEASWITGQIFNVDGGQIFR, from the coding sequence ATGGGACGTTTCGACGGCAAGACGGCCATCGTCACCGGTGCCGCACAGGGTATCGGCGAGGGCTACGCGCGCGCCCTTGCCCGTGAGGGCGCCAACGTGGTGGTGGCCGATCTCAACGCGGAACTCGGCGAGACCGTGGCCAAGCAGATCAGTGCCGACGGCGGGACCGCGGTGTTCAAGGACGTCGACGTCGCCGACGAGGATTCGGCGAAGGAACTAGCGGAGTTCACGGTCGAGAAGTTCGGCGGCATCGATCATCTGGTGAACAACGCCGCGATCTACGGCGGCATGAAACTCGACCTCCTCATCACCGTGCCGTGGGACTACTACAAGAAGTTCATGGCCGTGAACTTCGACGGCGCCCTCAATGTGACTCGCGCCGTGTGGCCTGCGATGAACGAACGCGGCGGCGGCTCGATCGTCAATCAGTCGTCGACGGCGGCGTGGCTGTATTCCGGTTTCTACGGTCTCGCGAAGGTCGGTATCAACGGCCTCACCCAGCAACTCGCCCACGAGGTGGGCGGCATGAACATCCGGGTCAACGCCATCGCGCCCGGACCGATCGACACCGAAGCCACCCGCACCGTCACGCCGGGAAATATGGTGGCAGACATGGTCAAGACGTTGCCGCTCAAACGGATGGGCACCCCCGACGACCTCGTCGGCGCGTGTCTGTTCCTGCTCTCCGACGAGGCGAGCTGGATCACCGGGCAGATCTTCAACGTCGACGGCGGACAGATTTTCCGATGA
- a CDS encoding aldehyde dehydrogenase → MTLRPTDSSALLIDGKLVPGSGGTFDVINPATEEVLGRATDATESDMDAAIAAARRAFDHTTWSRDHAFRARCLRQLRDVLQSYIEELRDITIAEVGAPAFLTSGPQLEGPVADLGYFADLAESYSWKQDLGVAEPMGIRTRRRVLKEAVGVVGAITPWNFPHQINFAKIGPALAAGNTVVLKPAPDTPWCAALVGHLIAEETDLPAGVVNIVTSSDHSLGAQLSTDPRVDLVSFTGSTTTGKAVMAAASETLKKVFLELGGKSAFIVLDDADLAGACGVAAFTVSTHAGQGCAITTRLLVPREKYDEAVEATARTLGGLNAGDPTKPGTICGPLISARQRARVEEYLRLAREEGGTIVVGGGRPADRDRGFFVEPTLISGLDNTARVAREEIFGPVLVIIPHDGDDDAIRIANDSPYGLSGSVWGTDPARVQHVVDGVRTGTLSVNGGVWYSADAPFGGYKQSGIGREMGVAGFEEYLETKLVAEPAQ, encoded by the coding sequence ATGACTCTGCGCCCCACCGACAGCTCTGCTCTCCTGATCGACGGCAAACTGGTTCCCGGTTCCGGCGGCACGTTCGACGTGATCAACCCGGCCACCGAGGAAGTGCTGGGGCGGGCCACCGACGCGACCGAGTCCGACATGGACGCCGCCATCGCCGCGGCCCGGCGGGCCTTCGACCACACCACGTGGTCCCGCGATCACGCCTTCCGCGCCCGCTGCCTGCGACAACTGCGCGACGTACTGCAGTCCTACATCGAGGAACTGCGCGACATCACCATCGCCGAGGTCGGCGCGCCTGCCTTCCTCACCAGCGGACCACAGCTCGAGGGCCCAGTCGCCGACCTCGGCTATTTCGCGGACCTCGCCGAAAGCTATTCCTGGAAACAGGATCTGGGCGTCGCCGAACCGATGGGCATCAGAACCCGCCGACGCGTCCTCAAGGAGGCCGTCGGTGTGGTCGGAGCCATCACGCCGTGGAACTTCCCGCACCAGATCAACTTCGCCAAGATCGGTCCCGCACTGGCAGCAGGCAACACGGTGGTGCTCAAACCCGCCCCGGACACTCCCTGGTGCGCCGCACTCGTCGGGCACCTCATCGCGGAGGAGACCGATCTCCCGGCGGGCGTCGTCAACATCGTCACGTCGAGCGACCATTCCCTCGGCGCGCAACTCTCGACCGACCCCCGGGTGGACCTGGTGTCGTTCACCGGGTCGACCACTACGGGGAAGGCCGTCATGGCGGCGGCGTCCGAGACGTTGAAAAAAGTGTTCCTCGAACTCGGCGGCAAATCGGCGTTCATCGTGCTCGACGATGCCGACCTCGCCGGGGCGTGCGGGGTCGCCGCGTTCACCGTGTCCACCCACGCGGGGCAGGGGTGCGCTATCACCACCCGGTTGCTGGTGCCCCGCGAGAAGTACGACGAGGCAGTCGAGGCCACGGCGCGCACGCTCGGCGGGCTGAACGCGGGCGACCCTACGAAACCCGGCACCATCTGCGGGCCACTCATCTCCGCCCGGCAACGTGCCCGCGTCGAGGAGTACCTGCGACTCGCCCGGGAGGAGGGCGGCACGATCGTCGTCGGTGGCGGCCGCCCGGCCGATCGGGACCGCGGATTCTTCGTCGAACCCACCCTGATCTCCGGTCTCGACAACACCGCGAGGGTGGCACGGGAAGAGATCTTCGGGCCGGTGCTGGTGATCATTCCCCACGACGGCGACGACGACGCGATCCGCATCGCGAACGACTCGCCGTACGGCCTGTCCGGTTCGGTGTGGGGCACGGATCCCGCACGGGTGCAGCACGTGGTCGACGGCGTGCGCACGGGGACGCTCAGCGTCAACGGCGGCGTCTGGTATTCCGCCGACGCCCCGTTCGGCGGATACAAGCAGTCCGGAATCGGCCGCGAGATGGGCGTGGCCGGTTTCGAGGAATACCTGGAAACCAAGCTGGTCGCGGAACCGGCCCAATAG
- a CDS encoding NADP-dependent isocitrate dehydrogenase gives MSAHKPPTIIYTLTDEAPLLATYAFLPIVRTFAGAAGIEIDSSDISVASRILAEFPENLTEEQRVPDNLAELGRLTQLPETNIIKLPNISASVPQLLAAIKELQGKGYKIPDFPDDPKSDEEREIRQRYGKILGSAVNPVLREGNSDRRAPRAVKQYARKHPHSMEEWSMASRSHVAHMRHGDFYHSEKSMTLDRPRKVRMELVTKAGETIVLKPEVELGEGDIMDSMFMSKTALLDFYEEQMEDARKTGVMFSLHVKATMMKVSHPIVFGHAVKTFYKDAFAKHQALFDELGVNVNNGLGDLYDKIESLPSTQREEIIQDLHDCHEHRPELAMVDSARGISNFHSPSDVIVDASMPAMIRSGGKMYGADGRPKDAKAVMPESTFARIYQEIINFCKTNGAFDPTTMGTVPNVGLMAQKAEEYGSHDKTFEIPEEGDANFVDVETGEVLLTQHVESGDIWRMCTVKDAPIRDWVKLAVTRARNSGMPVLFWLDPYRPHENELIKKVELYLQDHDTEGLDIQIMSQVRSMRYTLERLIRGMDTIAATGNILRDYLTDLFPILELGTSAKMLSIVPLMAGGGMYETGAGGSAPKHVKQLVEENHLRWDSLGEFLALAVSLEELGVKTDNERAKILAKTLDAATGKLLDENKSPSRKTGELDNRGSQFYLARYWAQELAAQSDDKELAERFAALTKALDENEDTIVRELIEVQGSQVDIGGYYKLDGEKTAAVMRPSATLNTTLEAVQR, from the coding sequence ATGAGCGCCCATAAGCCGCCGACCATCATCTACACATTGACTGACGAGGCGCCGCTGCTCGCGACCTACGCCTTCCTGCCGATCGTGCGCACCTTCGCGGGTGCCGCGGGCATCGAGATCGACTCCAGCGACATCTCGGTGGCGTCGCGGATTCTGGCCGAGTTCCCCGAGAACCTCACCGAAGAGCAGCGCGTCCCCGACAACCTCGCCGAGCTGGGTCGCCTGACGCAGCTGCCCGAGACGAACATCATCAAGCTGCCCAACATCAGCGCGTCCGTGCCGCAACTCCTGGCCGCCATCAAGGAACTGCAGGGCAAGGGCTACAAGATTCCCGACTTCCCGGACGACCCCAAGTCCGACGAGGAGCGCGAGATCCGGCAGCGCTACGGCAAGATCCTCGGCAGTGCGGTGAACCCCGTCCTGCGTGAGGGCAACTCCGACCGGCGCGCGCCCCGGGCTGTGAAGCAGTACGCCCGCAAGCACCCGCACAGCATGGAGGAGTGGTCGATGGCCTCGCGCAGCCACGTCGCACACATGCGGCACGGCGACTTCTACCACTCCGAGAAGTCGATGACGCTGGACCGGCCGCGCAAGGTCCGGATGGAGCTGGTGACGAAGGCCGGCGAGACGATCGTCCTCAAGCCCGAGGTTGAGCTGGGTGAGGGAGACATCATGGACAGCATGTTCATGAGCAAGACGGCGTTGCTCGACTTCTACGAGGAGCAGATGGAGGACGCGCGCAAGACGGGCGTGATGTTCTCGCTCCACGTCAAGGCGACGATGATGAAGGTATCGCACCCCATCGTCTTCGGGCACGCGGTGAAGACCTTCTACAAGGATGCCTTCGCCAAGCACCAGGCGCTGTTCGACGAGCTGGGCGTCAACGTCAACAACGGCCTCGGCGATCTCTACGACAAGATCGAGTCGCTGCCCAGCACGCAGCGCGAGGAGATCATCCAGGACCTGCACGACTGCCACGAGCACCGCCCCGAGTTGGCCATGGTCGACTCCGCCCGCGGCATCTCGAACTTCCATTCGCCCAGCGACGTGATCGTGGACGCCTCGATGCCCGCGATGATCCGCTCCGGCGGCAAGATGTACGGCGCGGACGGGCGACCCAAGGACGCCAAGGCCGTGATGCCGGAGTCCACGTTCGCGCGCATCTACCAGGAGATCATCAACTTCTGTAAGACCAACGGCGCATTCGACCCGACGACCATGGGCACCGTCCCCAACGTCGGGCTCATGGCGCAGAAGGCCGAGGAGTACGGCTCGCACGACAAGACCTTCGAGATTCCGGAGGAGGGCGACGCCAACTTCGTGGACGTCGAGACCGGTGAGGTGCTGCTCACCCAGCACGTCGAGTCCGGCGACATCTGGCGCATGTGCACCGTCAAGGACGCGCCGATCCGCGACTGGGTCAAGCTCGCGGTCACCCGGGCACGCAACTCGGGCATGCCGGTTCTGTTCTGGCTCGACCCGTACCGCCCGCACGAGAACGAGCTGATCAAGAAGGTCGAACTGTACCTGCAGGATCACGACACCGAGGGCCTCGACATCCAGATCATGTCGCAGGTGCGCTCGATGCGGTACACGCTGGAGCGGCTGATCCGCGGGATGGACACCATCGCCGCGACCGGCAACATCCTGCGCGACTACCTCACCGACCTGTTCCCGATCCTGGAACTCGGCACGAGCGCCAAGATGCTGTCGATCGTGCCGCTGATGGCCGGCGGCGGCATGTACGAGACGGGTGCCGGCGGCTCGGCGCCCAAGCACGTCAAGCAGTTGGTGGAGGAGAACCACCTGCGCTGGGATTCGCTCGGTGAGTTCCTGGCATTGGCCGTCAGCCTGGAGGAACTCGGCGTCAAGACCGACAACGAGCGCGCGAAGATCCTGGCCAAGACGCTCGATGCGGCCACCGGCAAGCTGCTGGACGAGAACAAGAGCCCCTCGCGCAAGACCGGCGAGCTCGACAACCGGGGCAGCCAGTTCTACCTCGCGAGGTACTGGGCGCAGGAACTTGCCGCGCAGAGCGACGACAAGGAACTGGCGGAACGCTTCGCCGCGCTCACCAAGGCGCTGGACGAGAACGAAGACACCATCGTGCGCGAGCTCATCGAGGTGCAGGGAAGCCAGGTCGACATCGGCGGCTACTACAAGCTGGACGGCGAGAAGACAGCCGCCGTGATGCGTCCGAGCGCGACGCTGAACACCACGCTGGAGGCTGTGCAGCGCTGA
- a CDS encoding HAD family hydrolase has protein sequence MADDPLPGWRDGASKQAILDFVGRVTGAGGSGAVPAEERIAVFDNDGTLWCEKPMPIQLDFILRRLVAMAEEDPALRTRQPWQAAYTRDYDWLNAVITDHYRGDDSGVKVFAVGVLTAFADITVEEFEAQADRFLRTTGHPTLGRKYLTCSYVPMRELLDYLGANGFHNYIVSGGGRDFMRPISLDVYGVPRQRVIGSTASLAWTSDGPGGTLLHKPEMDVLVDGPEKPIRIWSRVGRRPLLAAGNSNGDVPMLQFSEGPARPSLQLLIRHDDPDREFDYPAGAEQAFDLAATRGWTTVSIANDWATVFSI, from the coding sequence ATGGCCGACGATCCACTCCCCGGCTGGCGGGACGGGGCGAGCAAGCAGGCGATACTGGATTTCGTCGGGCGGGTGACGGGCGCCGGCGGGTCGGGCGCCGTACCCGCCGAGGAGCGGATCGCGGTCTTCGACAACGACGGCACGCTCTGGTGCGAGAAGCCGATGCCGATCCAGCTCGACTTCATCCTGCGCCGCCTCGTGGCGATGGCGGAGGAGGATCCGGCTCTGCGTACCCGGCAGCCGTGGCAGGCGGCCTACACCCGCGACTACGACTGGCTCAACGCCGTCATCACCGATCACTATCGCGGCGACGACAGTGGAGTGAAGGTGTTCGCCGTCGGTGTGCTGACGGCGTTCGCCGACATCACCGTCGAAGAGTTCGAGGCGCAGGCGGACCGATTCCTCCGCACCACCGGCCATCCCACCCTGGGCCGCAAGTATCTGACGTGCAGCTATGTGCCCATGCGCGAGCTGCTCGACTACCTCGGAGCAAACGGGTTTCACAACTACATCGTCTCCGGCGGCGGCCGCGATTTCATGCGCCCGATCAGCCTGGACGTGTACGGCGTGCCCCGTCAGCGGGTCATCGGCAGCACCGCGTCGCTGGCGTGGACGAGCGACGGCCCCGGTGGAACGCTCCTGCACAAACCCGAGATGGACGTGCTGGTCGACGGTCCCGAGAAGCCGATCCGGATCTGGAGCCGGGTCGGCCGGAGACCTCTGCTCGCCGCCGGGAACAGCAATGGGGACGTCCCGATGCTGCAGTTCTCCGAAGGACCGGCCCGCCCTTCGTTGCAACTACTGATACGACACGACGACCCCGATCGCGAGTTCGACTATCCGGCCGGCGCCGAGCAGGCCTTCGATCTCGCGGCTACGAGGGGATGGACCACGGTGAGCATCGCGAACGACTGGGCCACCGTGTTCTCGATCTGA
- a CDS encoding TetR/AcrR family transcriptional regulator: MAKGQNAPIRRRTLTRDKVVDAAIEIIDELGWEQLSMTSLSARLNVVTASLYNHVRNLDDIRGAVQVRTMTELGAHLREIAMGRTGPDGLRALVDAHRAWATAHPHRYQTLTTSPVDRDAFISAALDANTALRTMLASCGLPPEDTLDAAVSVFAAMHGFVMLVNTDFLGDELDLDAIYESVLRGALASVGWPERTPTPS, encoded by the coding sequence ATGGCGAAAGGACAGAACGCACCGATCCGACGTCGCACCCTCACCCGCGACAAGGTCGTCGACGCCGCGATCGAGATCATCGACGAGCTCGGCTGGGAGCAACTGTCGATGACGAGCCTCTCGGCCCGGCTGAACGTCGTCACCGCCTCGCTGTACAACCACGTGCGCAACCTCGACGACATCCGCGGCGCCGTTCAGGTACGCACCATGACGGAACTCGGTGCGCACCTGCGCGAGATCGCCATGGGCCGAACCGGTCCCGACGGCCTCCGCGCGCTCGTCGACGCGCACCGCGCCTGGGCGACCGCGCATCCGCACCGGTACCAGACACTCACCACCAGCCCCGTCGACCGCGACGCCTTCATCTCCGCCGCACTCGACGCCAACACGGCACTGCGCACGATGCTGGCGTCGTGCGGACTGCCGCCCGAGGACACCCTCGACGCCGCCGTCAGCGTTTTCGCCGCCATGCACGGCTTCGTGATGCTGGTGAACACCGACTTCCTCGGCGACGAACTGGACCTCGACGCGATCTACGAATCCGTACTGCGCGGAGCACTCGCCAGCGTCGGGTGGCCGGAGCGCACGCCCACACCGTCCTGA
- a CDS encoding cytochrome P450, giving the protein MTASRIDLKSPDVYAEGVPYAFFDHLRSSEPVYWQPEENGTGFWAVTRHADVVAVSRDSATFSSAVGTTQIDDFDEQTRAKQAAMLVNLDPPDHTRLRQLVSRGFTPRTVKVLEGHIRDICTRIVDRLLEARDVDFVPAAAAPLPLEVIAALLGAPAGDVDRLYDWSNRMIGFDDPEYGTTQADGEMAAAEIFLYANELAAQRRIEPRDDIVTKLVQPDENGDTLTEMEFNMFFVLLVVAGNETTRNATAGGMQAFIDHPDQWRRLQSEPELAPRAVEEVLRWVTPVMDFRRTATRDAYIGNQLVRAGDKVVIYYPSANRDEAVFDEPYRFDIGRSPNPQIAFGGSGVHFCLGAHLARLELRILFETLAARIDRVEPAGPVSRLRSNFISGIKTMPVRIHPRSPV; this is encoded by the coding sequence ATGACCGCGTCTCGGATTGATCTGAAATCCCCCGACGTCTACGCCGAGGGGGTGCCCTACGCGTTCTTCGACCACCTGCGGTCGAGCGAACCCGTCTATTGGCAACCCGAGGAGAACGGCACCGGATTCTGGGCGGTGACCAGGCACGCCGACGTCGTCGCCGTGTCCCGCGACAGCGCGACGTTCTCGTCGGCGGTGGGCACCACCCAGATCGACGATTTCGACGAGCAGACCCGCGCGAAGCAGGCCGCCATGCTCGTCAACCTCGACCCGCCCGACCACACGCGGTTGCGACAACTGGTCAGTCGCGGATTCACCCCGCGCACGGTGAAGGTGCTCGAGGGGCACATCCGCGACATCTGCACCCGGATCGTGGATCGTCTCCTCGAGGCGCGCGACGTCGACTTCGTCCCCGCGGCGGCGGCGCCGCTACCGCTGGAGGTCATCGCGGCGCTGCTGGGTGCGCCTGCCGGGGACGTCGACAGGCTGTACGACTGGTCCAACCGGATGATCGGATTCGACGATCCCGAGTACGGCACCACCCAGGCTGACGGCGAGATGGCCGCGGCCGAGATCTTCCTGTATGCGAACGAGCTTGCCGCGCAACGTCGCATCGAGCCCCGGGATGACATCGTCACCAAACTCGTGCAGCCGGACGAGAACGGCGACACGCTCACCGAGATGGAATTCAACATGTTCTTCGTCCTGCTCGTGGTGGCGGGGAACGAGACGACGCGCAACGCGACCGCCGGTGGGATGCAGGCGTTCATCGATCATCCCGATCAGTGGCGGCGGCTGCAGTCGGAACCCGAACTGGCGCCCCGCGCGGTGGAGGAAGTCCTGCGGTGGGTGACCCCGGTGATGGATTTCCGGCGCACCGCCACCCGGGACGCGTACATCGGCAACCAGTTGGTGCGGGCCGGCGACAAGGTGGTGATCTACTACCCGAGCGCGAACCGGGACGAGGCGGTGTTCGACGAACCGTACCGGTTCGACATCGGCCGGAGTCCCAACCCGCAGATCGCGTTCGGTGGCAGCGGGGTGCACTTCTGCCTCGGCGCCCACCTGGCGCGGCTCGAATTGAGGATCCTGTTCGAGACCCTCGCGGCGCGGATCGACCGCGTGGAACCCGCTGGGCCGGTGTCCCGGCTGCGGTCGAATTTCATCAGCGGCATCAAGACGATGCCCGTGCGGATTCACCCGCGCAGTCCGGTGT